A genomic region of Rhodococcus sp. B50 contains the following coding sequences:
- a CDS encoding lycopene cyclase domain-containing protein gives MDSWHYLFVLAACLIVTAPLEWGARIYRQPARVVRAVAPVAVIFLAWDVLAVTAGVWSFNPRYVTGVELPGHLPVEEVLFFVVVPLCGLLTYGAVEFLLDRVPQGRRRAGRQPS, from the coding sequence ATGGATTCCTGGCATTACTTATTCGTCTTGGCGGCCTGCTTGATCGTGACCGCTCCCCTGGAGTGGGGGGCACGGATCTATCGGCAGCCGGCCCGCGTCGTCCGAGCTGTCGCACCGGTGGCTGTCATCTTCCTGGCCTGGGATGTGCTGGCCGTTACTGCCGGGGTCTGGAGCTTCAATCCCCGCTACGTCACTGGGGTGGAACTACCGGGACACCTCCCGGTCGAGGAAGTCTTGTTCTTCGTCGTGGTTCCGTTGTGTGGGCTGCTCACCTACGGCGCTGTCGAATTCCTGTTGGATCGGGTACCGCAGGGTCGACGGCGAGCCGGGCGGCAACCGTCATGA